One part of the Salinivirga cyanobacteriivorans genome encodes these proteins:
- a CDS encoding phospholipase D-like domain-containing protein: MAEITYIKNEAHYGKVLQTALQAKRMLWIGTADLKDLYVKYNNVTMPFLRAVAGLLRKKVEVRLIHAKEPGARFRDDFDKHPELVNHLERMLCPRVHFKLIIVDSQWAYIGSANLTGAGMGMKSLNRRNFESGIWTNDSALFESAMSQFDDVWIGKHCPKCGRKEFCSDRVLDVR; encoded by the coding sequence ATGGCTGAAATAACATATATAAAAAACGAAGCACATTACGGAAAAGTTTTGCAGACAGCATTGCAGGCAAAGCGTATGCTATGGATCGGCACAGCTGATTTGAAAGATTTGTATGTGAAGTACAATAATGTAACGATGCCCTTTTTGAGGGCTGTTGCTGGCTTATTGCGCAAGAAGGTTGAGGTTAGATTAATACATGCGAAAGAACCCGGAGCTCGCTTCAGAGATGATTTTGATAAGCACCCGGAGCTTGTGAACCACCTTGAAAGAATGTTATGCCCACGCGTTCATTTTAAACTAATTATTGTAGACAGCCAATGGGCTTATATTGGTTCAGCAAACCTGACAGGAGCGGGTATGGGTATGAAGAGTTTGAATCGCAGAAATTTCGAATCCGGTATCTGGACCAATGATAGTGCATTGTTTGAATCGGCCATGAGTCAGTTCGACGATGTCTGGATTGGTAAGCATTGTCCAAAATGTGGTCGTAAAGAATTTTGCAGCGACCGTGTGCTGGATGTCCGATAA
- a CDS encoding alginate export family protein, whose protein sequence is MKSKLLALVLFLLAANLQAQFTIDGEIRPRTEFRNGYKNMQNTEGRSPEVITSQRSLLGVSFNEKAITSRIAFQDVRSWGESPTKKDSATIHLKEAWIGFPLNDIIRVKLGRQILKYDNQRILGATNWNNIGSQHDVLLFKLKSGAFQSDLGFAYNNEKGSMPYESYYPLPYYKAMSFLWLKYRFSNMLSASATTLVDLNAKPDTKDTYFARITYGATINFQPIKSLKINTDCFLQNGKNPSGTLVEAYMAGFRADYQLLSNHGIFLGTDIYSGSDPNSDPTNKTNNFDRLYGAKHKFLGYMDYFPIGKNGIQGIFAGTNHKFNSKLKLELSAHIFRLPHQYTDAASGEKIDQYLGTEVDIKASYKIAKKLNLTAIYGTMFGSESMDIVKGGDHNATSNFAALMLTYKPSFTFIEDSKADKNLPPK, encoded by the coding sequence ATGAAAAGTAAATTATTAGCACTGGTTCTCTTCCTATTGGCAGCCAACCTTCAGGCTCAGTTCACAATTGATGGCGAAATAAGGCCACGAACTGAATTCAGGAATGGCTATAAAAACATGCAAAACACCGAAGGGCGCTCGCCTGAAGTCATAACCAGTCAAAGGAGCCTTCTGGGAGTATCCTTTAATGAAAAAGCTATTACCTCACGAATAGCATTTCAGGATGTGAGATCATGGGGTGAAAGCCCGACAAAAAAGGATTCTGCCACAATTCATTTAAAGGAAGCCTGGATAGGGTTTCCTTTAAACGATATAATTCGGGTAAAACTGGGACGGCAAATCCTAAAATACGACAACCAGCGTATTTTAGGAGCTACAAACTGGAATAACATAGGATCACAACATGATGTCTTATTGTTTAAACTAAAATCCGGAGCTTTTCAGTCAGACCTGGGGTTTGCATACAACAACGAGAAAGGCTCGATGCCTTACGAATCATATTATCCCCTGCCCTATTACAAAGCAATGTCCTTTCTATGGTTAAAATATCGGTTTTCCAATATGTTGTCGGCCTCTGCAACAACACTTGTCGACCTCAACGCTAAACCTGACACAAAAGACACATACTTTGCCCGCATTACATATGGAGCTACAATAAATTTTCAGCCAATAAAGTCCTTAAAAATTAATACTGATTGTTTTTTACAAAATGGCAAAAATCCATCAGGAACGCTAGTAGAGGCATATATGGCTGGTTTCAGAGCCGATTACCAGCTTTTAAGTAACCATGGTATATTTCTGGGGACAGACATCTACAGCGGAAGTGACCCCAACAGTGACCCGACAAATAAGACAAATAATTTCGACAGGTTATATGGAGCAAAACACAAGTTTTTGGGATATATGGACTATTTCCCCATTGGGAAAAATGGCATTCAGGGAATTTTTGCAGGAACCAATCATAAGTTTAATTCGAAACTAAAACTTGAGCTTTCAGCACATATCTTCCGATTGCCACACCAATATACAGATGCTGCCAGTGGTGAGAAAATCGACCAATACCTTGGTACCGAAGTAGATATAAAAGCATCTTATAAAATTGCGAAAAAACTAAATCTAACAGCTATTTACGGAACTATGTTTGGCTCCGAATCAATGGATATTGTGAAAGGGGGAGACCATAATGCTACCAGCAATTTTGCTGCCCTTATGCTTACTTACAAACCCAGTTTTACATTCATTGAAGACTCAAAAGCAGATAAGAACTTACCGCCAAAATAG
- a CDS encoding T9SS type A sorting domain-containing protein, whose amino-acid sequence MRHLIFTTLFLSIYFFGNAQITLTAEVHNPNVGDTYEQNINSDPGAGFTEGPSGADVTWDFSNLTTSTTRGVSIQAASNPDFPNADIFYSQVGTYSYFGTANNAFVYWGINTDQAVIAYTDGEDQVRFPITYGDSYSDTFEGSYESFGMTFDREGTLDVAADGYGTLITPDATYDNALRIQIVRNTTDYQNGSPTGSTVDTIYYWYAENINFPVMTYNRNYSEGSLVGESVNYLSDDGTLSVSGIEAKTLEVYPNPVQNRLNLNYDKQKIRHIQILDLQGKLVKEFAAKVETIITEDLPTGTYFIKTTYSNGVAQKAKFIKQ is encoded by the coding sequence ATGAGACACTTAATTTTTACCACATTATTTTTATCCATCTATTTTTTTGGCAATGCTCAAATAACATTGACAGCTGAAGTCCACAATCCCAATGTAGGAGACACATATGAACAAAACATAAATAGTGATCCGGGTGCCGGCTTTACCGAAGGCCCTTCTGGTGCTGATGTAACATGGGATTTTTCTAATCTTACGACATCAACCACCCGTGGTGTTAGTATTCAGGCTGCCAGCAACCCCGATTTTCCAAATGCTGATATTTTCTACTCACAGGTAGGGACTTACTCCTATTTCGGCACAGCCAATAATGCATTTGTTTATTGGGGTATTAACACAGATCAGGCAGTAATTGCCTACACCGACGGAGAAGATCAGGTGCGATTCCCTATCACTTATGGTGACAGCTATTCGGACACCTTCGAAGGTAGCTATGAAAGCTTTGGTATGACTTTCGATCGCGAAGGTACCCTGGATGTTGCAGCAGATGGATATGGGACACTTATCACGCCCGATGCCACTTATGATAATGCACTGCGAATTCAAATTGTAAGAAACACTACTGACTATCAAAACGGATCGCCCACCGGCAGTACTGTTGATACAATTTATTATTGGTATGCAGAAAACATTAATTTTCCTGTAATGACATACAACAGGAATTACTCCGAAGGTTCACTGGTTGGCGAATCAGTAAATTACCTTTCAGACGACGGAACACTCTCAGTTTCTGGTATTGAAGCGAAAACACTCGAAGTATATCCGAACCCTGTTCAAAATCGACTTAATCTCAATTACGATAAACAAAAAATCAGACACATTCAGATTTTAGACCTACAGGGTAAATTGGTTAAAGAATTTGCAGCTAAAGTTGAAACAATTATTACAGAAGACCTTCCAACAGGAACATATTTTATTAAAACCACCTATAGCAACGGAGTTGCGCAAAAAGCGAAATTTATTAAACAATAA
- a CDS encoding SDR family NAD(P)-dependent oxidoreductase, which translates to MENKRVVITGGAGGIGLALAQKLLDIKAKVLLVDLNEKDLKDAAAKLDNENLYYIAADVSDEKAVKKYVDFAVEKMGGIDIFYNNAGIEGKVLPLEDYPMDLFDKLIDVNVKGVFYGLRHVFPVMKKNSNGGSIVITSSVAGMSGTANVLPYVTSKHAVVGMMKSAALEGADHKIRVNTVNPSPVDNRMMRSLEDGFAPGQGKAAKEGFEQAIPLKRYATNDEVANLMYFLGSNESSFITGAVHAVDGGMTA; encoded by the coding sequence ATGGAAAACAAAAGAGTAGTTATAACAGGTGGTGCCGGAGGTATTGGTTTAGCTCTGGCCCAAAAACTATTAGATATAAAAGCAAAAGTTTTATTGGTTGATCTCAATGAAAAGGATCTTAAAGATGCTGCAGCTAAACTCGATAATGAGAACCTGTATTACATTGCTGCGGATGTATCTGACGAAAAGGCTGTGAAAAAATATGTGGATTTTGCCGTAGAAAAAATGGGTGGAATCGACATCTTTTACAACAATGCCGGTATTGAGGGTAAAGTATTGCCCCTGGAAGACTATCCGATGGACCTTTTCGATAAGCTCATTGATGTCAATGTAAAAGGTGTTTTTTATGGATTACGCCACGTTTTTCCGGTTATGAAGAAAAACAGTAACGGTGGTAGTATCGTAATTACTTCATCAGTAGCCGGTATGAGCGGAACCGCTAATGTACTTCCTTATGTGACCAGCAAGCACGCAGTGGTGGGCATGATGAAATCAGCAGCCCTTGAAGGAGCCGATCATAAAATAAGGGTCAATACAGTTAATCCGTCCCCGGTAGATAACCGCATGATGCGCTCCCTTGAAGATGGGTTTGCTCCCGGTCAGGGCAAAGCAGCAAAAGAGGGCTTTGAACAGGCTATCCCATTAAAACGCTATGCCACAAACGACGAAGTTGCTAACCTGATGTATTTCCTTGGTAGCAATGAAAGTAGTTTCATTACCGGAGCTGTACATGCAGTAGATGGCGGCATGACCGCATAA